A single window of Hymenobacter sp. APR13 DNA harbors:
- a CDS encoding DUF58 domain-containing protein, which yields MNTPTPTPFQLLVRKLRQVEIRMLKAVDAQLQGNFRSVFKGTGLEFDDVRLYQYGDEVRAIDWAVSSKGHGTFIKTYKEEREQQVLLLFDVSASQKVGAAGLRKLDMGREICGILALAAARQDAQLGILAFSDQKELYLAPGKGVRHAYSLIKKLFALEPQSGQTDVGGGIKQALGLLKRRSIILLISDFIDSGYERELTMLARKHDLVVVQLLDQREQEFPPLGIVPLYDQESGRTLWTNTSSAAFRARYRATYEQNRDQISQICRRHRTEYLSIATNADYLPQLIRLFRRRNLRSGRA from the coding sequence ATGAACACGCCCACGCCCACGCCGTTTCAGTTGCTCGTACGCAAATTGCGGCAGGTGGAAATCCGGATGCTGAAGGCGGTGGATGCGCAGCTGCAGGGCAATTTTCGGTCCGTTTTCAAGGGCACCGGCCTCGAATTCGACGACGTGCGCCTCTACCAGTACGGCGACGAGGTGCGCGCCATCGACTGGGCCGTGTCCAGCAAAGGCCACGGCACGTTCATCAAAACCTACAAGGAAGAGCGCGAGCAACAGGTGCTGCTGCTCTTCGATGTGAGTGCCTCGCAGAAGGTGGGCGCCGCCGGCTTGCGCAAGCTCGATATGGGCCGCGAAATCTGCGGGATTCTGGCCCTGGCTGCCGCCCGGCAGGATGCGCAGCTGGGCATCCTGGCCTTTTCCGACCAGAAAGAGCTGTATCTGGCGCCCGGCAAGGGTGTGCGCCACGCCTATTCCCTGATCAAAAAACTGTTTGCGCTGGAGCCGCAGTCGGGGCAGACGGATGTGGGCGGTGGCATCAAGCAGGCACTGGGGCTGCTGAAGCGCCGCAGCATTATCCTGCTGATTTCGGATTTCATCGACAGCGGCTACGAGCGGGAGCTGACCATGCTGGCCCGCAAGCACGACCTGGTGGTGGTGCAGCTGCTCGACCAGCGCGAGCAGGAATTTCCGCCACTGGGCATCGTGCCGCTCTACGACCAGGAGTCGGGCCGCACGCTCTGGACCAACACGTCCTCGGCCGCCTTCCGGGCCCGCTACCGCGCCACATACGAGCAGAACCGCGACCAGATCAGCCAGATCTGCCGCCGCCACCGCACTGAATACCTGTCCATTGCCACCAACGCCGACTATCTGCCCCAGCTGATCCGGCTGTTCCGGCGGCGCAATCTTCGCTCCGGCCGTGCGTAG
- a CDS encoding pyridoxal phosphate-dependent aminotransferase, with product MPASSDLPLISLASGYGNFSLPEPVANQVQRALTRLPLPASPTEGLPELRQALAHRYRAQDATVAEEGIVVTPGTKAALFLLLTTVLRRGDEVLLLTPNWFGFRALIQQAGATLRELPLSPSDDYRIQPETLQAAIGLRTRLLLFTNPNNPTGRVYTQPELAALLAVTQQHPQLLVLADEIYDGIRFGSEPVPTLLSFPDPLGQHLVVNGFSKSLALLNWNIGYLVAPPVVAQACTARQFATGGAVATLSQLAALAATEATPGITQELQANLQPNRHLLLDFLARLPGTLPHLPLGTYYAFPDLRAFLDPALPPEQASADLVARLCTAGVDVVDGATCGAPGFVRLSYAVPEPDLREAIRRMAQVLR from the coding sequence ATGCCTGCTTCCTCCGATTTGCCGCTAATCAGCCTGGCTTCCGGCTACGGCAATTTTTCCCTGCCCGAGCCGGTAGCAAATCAGGTGCAGCGGGCCCTCACCCGGTTGCCGCTGCCGGCCAGCCCCACCGAGGGCCTGCCGGAGCTGCGACAGGCGCTGGCCCACCGCTACCGGGCCCAGGACGCCACCGTGGCCGAGGAAGGCATCGTCGTTACGCCCGGCACGAAAGCCGCGCTGTTTCTGCTGCTGACCACGGTGCTGCGGCGCGGCGACGAGGTACTGCTGCTCACGCCCAACTGGTTCGGCTTCCGCGCCCTGATTCAGCAAGCCGGCGCCACCCTGCGCGAGTTGCCCCTGAGCCCATCCGACGATTACCGAATTCAGCCGGAAACGCTGCAGGCCGCCATCGGGCTGCGCACGCGCCTGCTGCTGTTCACCAACCCCAACAACCCCACGGGCCGCGTGTACACCCAGCCGGAATTGGCGGCGCTGCTGGCCGTTACGCAGCAGCACCCGCAGCTGCTGGTTTTGGCCGACGAGATTTACGACGGCATCCGGTTCGGGTCGGAGCCGGTACCGACGCTGCTTTCCTTCCCCGACCCGCTGGGGCAGCATCTGGTGGTGAACGGATTTTCCAAGTCGCTGGCGCTGCTGAACTGGAACATCGGCTACCTGGTGGCGCCGCCGGTGGTAGCGCAGGCCTGCACGGCGCGGCAGTTTGCCACCGGCGGGGCCGTGGCCACACTCAGCCAGCTGGCCGCGCTGGCCGCCACCGAGGCCACGCCCGGCATCACGCAGGAACTGCAAGCCAACCTGCAACCGAACCGCCACTTGCTCCTCGATTTCCTGGCGCGTCTTCCCGGCACGCTGCCGCATCTGCCGCTGGGCACCTACTACGCCTTCCCCGATCTGCGCGCCTTCCTAGATCCGGCCCTGCCGCCCGAGCAAGCTTCAGCGGATTTGGTGGCGCGCCTGTGCACCGCGGGGGTGGACGTCGTGGACGGGGCTACCTGCGGCGCGCCGGGCTTCGTGCGGCTGTCGTATGCCGTGCCGGAGCCGGATTTGCGGGAGGCCATCCGGCGCATGGCGCAGGTGTTGCGCTAG
- the egtB gene encoding ergothioneine biosynthesis protein EgtB — MSTTLLAAPAAVSAASLAHRYQQVRQRTVLLCQPLLPEDTVVQPMIDVSPPKWHMAHVTWFFETFLLKAYLPGYSVYHPEYAFLFNSYYNSLGSRVNRADRGTLSRPALADVYSYRAHVDAQMARLLELADTLPDTLPDTFRELFELGLQHEQQHQELLATDIKYILSTSPLAPAYLPASAAPVAAPAAPAVAWLPVPGGVSRIGYEGSGFCFDNEQAPHDVLTPDFELQNRLVTNGEYLAFMEAGGYQDFRYWLGEGWDLVQTQGWEAPLYWTLHEGQWHRFTHHGLQPVNMAAPVTHVSFYEADAYAHWAGARLPTEPEWEVAARYFGATPTHGTFLESNLLDPQPLPTDADPTRCHQLLGDAWEWTYSAYHPYPGYVRAAGALGEYNGKFMINQLVLRGGSCATPVSHIRLTYRNFFHADKRWQFTGIRLAR, encoded by the coding sequence ATGTCTACTACCCTCCTGGCTGCTCCCGCGGCCGTTTCCGCCGCTTCGCTGGCCCACCGCTACCAGCAGGTTCGCCAGCGCACCGTGCTGCTCTGCCAGCCGCTGCTGCCCGAAGACACCGTGGTGCAGCCCATGATTGATGTGAGCCCACCCAAGTGGCACATGGCCCACGTTACGTGGTTTTTCGAGACGTTTCTGCTCAAGGCCTACCTGCCCGGCTACAGCGTTTACCATCCGGAGTACGCCTTCCTGTTCAACTCCTACTACAACTCGCTGGGCTCGCGCGTGAACCGCGCCGACCGGGGCACTCTCTCCCGCCCCGCGCTAGCCGACGTGTACAGCTACCGCGCCCACGTCGATGCCCAGATGGCCCGCCTGCTGGAGCTGGCCGACACGCTGCCCGACACGCTGCCCGACACCTTCCGGGAGCTGTTTGAGTTGGGTTTGCAGCACGAGCAGCAGCACCAGGAGCTGCTGGCCACCGACATCAAATACATCCTGAGCACCAGCCCGCTGGCCCCGGCCTACCTGCCGGCTTCGGCCGCCCCGGTTGCCGCTCCGGCTGCGCCGGCCGTGGCGTGGCTGCCGGTGCCGGGCGGCGTGTCGCGCATCGGCTACGAGGGCTCGGGCTTCTGCTTCGACAACGAGCAGGCACCCCACGACGTGCTGACGCCTGACTTCGAGCTGCAGAACCGCCTCGTAACCAACGGCGAGTACCTGGCTTTCATGGAAGCCGGCGGCTACCAGGATTTCCGCTACTGGTTGGGCGAAGGCTGGGATTTGGTGCAGACCCAAGGCTGGGAAGCGCCGCTCTACTGGACGCTGCACGAGGGCCAGTGGCACCGTTTCACGCACCACGGCCTGCAACCCGTGAATATGGCCGCGCCCGTCACGCACGTCAGCTTCTACGAGGCCGATGCCTACGCCCACTGGGCCGGGGCACGCCTGCCCACCGAGCCCGAGTGGGAAGTGGCCGCCCGCTACTTCGGGGCCACGCCCACCCACGGCACCTTCCTGGAAAGCAACCTGCTCGACCCGCAGCCCCTGCCCACCGACGCCGACCCGACCCGCTGCCACCAGCTGCTCGGTGACGCCTGGGAGTGGACCTACTCGGCCTACCACCCCTACCCCGGCTACGTGCGGGCCGCCGGCGCGCTGGGCGAGTACAATGGCAAGTTTATGATCAACCAGCTGGTGCTGCGCGGGGGCTCCTGCGCCACGCCGGTCAGCCATATTCGCCTCACGTACCGCAACTTCTTCCACGCCGACAAGCGCTGGCAGTTTACGGGTATCCGGCTGGCCCGCTGA
- a CDS encoding tRNA-binding protein has product MSTISWADFERVDLRVGTIVEAQEFPAARRPAYQLLIDLGPEIGLKHSSAQITFHYQPADLVGRQVLCVVNFPPKQIGKFMSEVLVTGTADEQGHIVLAALASPVPNGSRLI; this is encoded by the coding sequence ATGTCTACTATTTCCTGGGCTGATTTTGAACGGGTTGATCTGCGGGTCGGCACCATTGTGGAGGCGCAGGAATTCCCGGCGGCGCGGCGGCCGGCGTATCAGCTGCTGATTGACCTGGGGCCGGAAATCGGCCTGAAACACTCCAGCGCCCAGATTACCTTTCACTACCAACCCGCCGACCTGGTGGGGCGGCAGGTATTGTGCGTGGTCAATTTCCCGCCCAAGCAGATCGGCAAGTTTATGTCGGAAGTGCTGGTGACGGGTACCGCCGATGAGCAGGGCCACATTGTGCTGGCGGCGCTGGCCAGCCCGGTCCCGAACGGCAGCCGCCTGATCTGA
- a CDS encoding DUF922 domain-containing protein: MALPSLLLPLLLLFQPAASPAQTTPAPAAKPAKETLGWSASRPLTWADFKARPMGTDRLKALTSANIDVQVACKDFVFSSTVTAVFLPQESWVQDAGKASANLLRHEQLHFDITELHARLLRQKLSTVKLDCQHLNPAFNTLTKNYFAAWQREEARYDAESNHGLNQEKQLFWETQVKQRLALLESFASR; the protein is encoded by the coding sequence ATGGCGCTGCCCTCCCTCCTGCTCCCATTGCTGCTGCTGTTTCAGCCCGCTGCTTCCCCTGCCCAGACTACGCCTGCTCCCGCCGCCAAACCCGCCAAGGAAACCCTGGGCTGGTCGGCCAGCCGGCCCCTCACCTGGGCCGACTTCAAGGCCCGCCCCATGGGCACCGACCGCCTGAAGGCCCTCACCTCGGCCAACATCGACGTGCAGGTGGCCTGCAAGGACTTCGTGTTCAGCTCCACCGTCACGGCCGTGTTTCTGCCGCAGGAGTCGTGGGTGCAGGACGCCGGCAAGGCCTCGGCCAACCTGCTGCGCCACGAGCAGCTGCACTTCGACATCACCGAGCTGCACGCCCGCCTGCTGCGCCAGAAGCTCAGCACCGTGAAGCTGGACTGCCAGCACCTCAACCCGGCGTTCAACACCCTCACCAAAAACTATTTCGCGGCCTGGCAGCGCGAAGAAGCCCGCTACGACGCCGAATCCAACCACGGCCTCAACCAGGAAAAGCAGCTGTTCTGGGAAACCCAGGTCAAACAGCGCCTGGCCTTACTGGAGTCGTTTGCGTCGCGGTAA
- a CDS encoding MATE family efflux transporter, giving the protein MPFTALRPHLKPLMLLAYPVVLSQLGHVLVNVCDSVMVGQTGKVPLAAVSLGVSVNTVVMVLGLGLSMGITPLVAAADGRRDIPQLGRLLVAGVWLSAMAGVVLAAAGLLIAPLLGYLRQPTEVVALAAPWVRVLFLSLLPLMVFQGFKQFAEGLGLTRQAMYLSVMANALNALLCYVLIFGHFGAPRLGMMGAAWATLIARVLMAVFMATYVLRAARLRPYREAASHWLRPDGATLRRLVGLGSPIGVQMMFEMGAFSFSAIMIGWLGATSLAAHQIAINVASVTYMAASGIAAAATIRVGNLRGLGDAEGSRQAGFAAYLLTFLFMSSMGLLLVTFRHYIPHFYNHDAAVVAQASSLLLIAAAFQVSDGLQVVGLGALRGLQDVKVPSIVALLSYWVIALPLGYLLCFWLNLGSLGVWLGLLTGLTLVAGALLWRFRQFSRVPAAVARPAAVSAA; this is encoded by the coding sequence ATGCCGTTTACTGCCCTTCGCCCCCACCTCAAACCCCTTATGCTGCTGGCCTATCCGGTGGTGCTCAGCCAGCTGGGCCATGTGCTGGTCAACGTCTGCGATTCGGTGATGGTGGGCCAGACGGGCAAGGTGCCGCTGGCCGCCGTGAGCCTCGGCGTGAGCGTCAACACCGTGGTGATGGTGCTGGGTTTGGGCCTTTCGATGGGCATAACGCCGCTAGTGGCCGCCGCCGATGGCCGCCGCGACATACCGCAGCTGGGCCGCCTGCTGGTGGCGGGCGTGTGGCTGAGCGCCATGGCCGGGGTGGTGCTGGCCGCCGCGGGCCTGCTGATTGCGCCGCTGCTGGGCTACCTGCGCCAGCCAACCGAAGTGGTGGCGCTGGCCGCGCCGTGGGTGCGGGTGCTGTTCCTGTCGTTGCTGCCGCTGATGGTGTTTCAGGGCTTCAAGCAGTTTGCCGAGGGCCTGGGCCTCACACGGCAGGCCATGTACCTGTCGGTGATGGCCAATGCCCTGAACGCGCTGCTGTGCTACGTGCTGATTTTCGGGCACTTTGGGGCGCCGCGCCTGGGCATGATGGGCGCTGCCTGGGCCACCCTGATTGCGCGGGTGCTGATGGCCGTGTTCATGGCCACCTACGTGTTGCGCGCCGCCCGTCTGCGGCCCTACCGCGAAGCCGCCTCCCACTGGCTCCGCCCCGATGGCGCTACCCTGCGCCGCCTCGTTGGCCTGGGCTCGCCGATTGGGGTGCAGATGATGTTTGAGATGGGCGCCTTCAGCTTTTCGGCCATCATGATTGGCTGGCTGGGTGCTACCTCCTTGGCCGCCCACCAGATTGCCATCAACGTGGCTTCCGTGACCTACATGGCCGCCAGCGGCATTGCGGCGGCGGCCACCATCCGGGTAGGCAACCTGCGCGGCCTCGGCGACGCGGAAGGCTCGCGGCAGGCCGGCTTTGCGGCCTACCTGCTCACGTTCCTGTTTATGAGCTCTATGGGGCTGCTGCTGGTGACGTTCCGGCACTACATCCCGCACTTCTACAACCACGACGCGGCCGTAGTAGCCCAAGCCTCGAGCCTACTGCTGATTGCCGCCGCCTTCCAGGTGTCCGACGGCCTGCAGGTGGTGGGGCTGGGCGCGCTGCGGGGCTTGCAGGACGTGAAAGTGCCTTCCATCGTGGCGCTGCTCTCGTACTGGGTGATTGCGCTGCCGTTGGGCTACCTCCTATGTTTCTGGCTGAACCTGGGCAGCCTGGGCGTGTGGCTGGGGCTGCTGACCGGCCTCACGCTGGTGGCCGGCGCTTTGCTCTGGCGCTTCCGGCAGTTCAGCCGGGTGCCCGCGGCTGTGGCCCGGCCCGCCGCCGTGTCGGCTGCTTAG
- a CDS encoding DUF4296 domain-containing protein, translating to MKLLNPRAFSLVVSVLLSGLVAGCQTPEEVLPPPQLLPREQLVSLLADLHTLEARVESASLHPDSARALYLQQQKALFWRREVTDSLFQQSYRYYASHDKDLDEIYGLVIDTLALRQVKIGPAK from the coding sequence GTGAAACTCCTGAATCCCCGTGCTTTTTCGTTGGTAGTCAGCGTGCTGCTGAGCGGCTTGGTGGCCGGCTGCCAGACGCCCGAAGAGGTGCTGCCGCCGCCGCAGCTGCTGCCGCGCGAGCAGCTGGTGAGCCTGCTCGCCGACCTGCATACGCTGGAAGCCCGCGTGGAGTCGGCTAGCCTGCACCCCGATTCGGCGCGTGCCCTGTACCTGCAGCAGCAAAAGGCGCTGTTCTGGCGCCGTGAAGTCACCGACTCGCTGTTTCAGCAGAGCTACCGCTACTACGCCAGCCACGACAAAGACCTCGACGAAATCTACGGCCTCGTCATCGACACGCTCGCTCTGCGCCAGGTGAAAATAGGCCCCGCCAAGTAA
- a CDS encoding KGG domain-containing protein: MQVSALTKSTTKSTSTPAATEPKTKRPRGFASMDPEMQRRIASEGGKASHLSGRGHRFTSEEARAAGRKGGQATRRPQPEA, translated from the coding sequence ATGCAAGTCTCTGCCCTCACAAAATCTACCACCAAATCCACCTCAACTCCAGCGGCCACCGAGCCCAAGACCAAGCGTCCGCGGGGCTTCGCGTCTATGGACCCCGAGATGCAGCGCCGCATTGCCAGCGAAGGCGGCAAGGCCTCGCACCTGAGCGGCCGTGGGCACCGTTTCACCTCAGAAGAAGCCCGTGCCGCTGGCCGCAAAGGAGGCCAGGCCACCCGCCGTCCGCAGCCAGAGGCCTAA